One window from the genome of Balaenoptera musculus isolate JJ_BM4_2016_0621 chromosome 3, mBalMus1.pri.v3, whole genome shotgun sequence encodes:
- the BTNL9 gene encoding butyrophilin-like protein 9 isoform X1, with protein MDFPVSLDSYQRVRLPSSLFFLTHLLLLLQPGEMHSEEVRVVGHGEPILAHVGDEVEFSCHLSPYRDAERMEILWFRSQASDVVHLYRERQEFYGQQMAQFQNRTELITDEIADGSVTLRLHPVVPADEGPYGCRFVSSDFTGEAVWELEVAGLGSDPHISLEGFKQGGIQLRCSSSGWYPKPQSQWRDHQGRCLPPETEVIVKDAQGLFSLETSVVVQGGAHSNVSCSIQNPLLGQKKEFVVQIADVFLPGTSPWKRAFLGTLVGTLLLLALLPTLALYFFRKQRRSQEKLKKQAEKDKGKLTEELGKLQVELDWRRAEGQAEWRAAQQHAVDVTLDPGSAHPSLEVSEDGKSVSSRRMAPGSAAGDPQRFSGQTCVLSRERFSAGRHYWEVHVGRRSRWFLGACLAAVPRAGQARLSPAGGYWVMGLWNGCEYFVLDPHRVALTMRVPPRCVGILLDCEAGKLSFFNVSNGSHIFTFTDTFSGTLCAYFRPRAHDGSEHPDPLTICPLPVREKCVPEEEDSDTWLQPYEPSDPALAMW; from the exons ATGGATTTCCCAGTCTCCCTGGACTCCTACCAGCGAGTACGTCTTCCCAGCAGTCTCTTCTTCCtcactcacctcctcctcctccttcagcccGGGGAGATGCACTCAG AGGAGGTCAGGGTGGTAGGCCATGGGGAGCCCATTCTGGCACACGTCGGGGATGAGGTGGAATTCTCGTGCCACCTGTCGCCGTACCGGGACGCCGAGCGCATGGAGATCCTCTGGTTCCGGAGCCAGGCCTCGGACGTGGTGCACCTGTACCGGGAGCGGCAGGAGTTCTATGGCCAGCAGATGGCGCAGTTCCAGAACAGGACCGAACTCATCACGGACGAGATCGCTGATGGCAGCGTGACCCTGAGGCTCCACCCCGTGGTCCCCGCTGACGAGGGTCCGTACGGGTGCCGCTTCGTCTCCAGCGACTTCACTGGGGAAGCGGTCTGGGAGCTGGAGGTGGCAG GGCTGGGCTCGGACCCTCACATCTCCCTTGAGGGCTTCAAGCAGGGAGGCATTCAGCTAAGGTGCAGCTCCAGTGGCTGGTACCCCAAGCCACAGTCTCAGTGGAGAGACCATCAGGGACGATGCCTGCCTCCAGAGACTGAAGTCATCGTCAAGGATGCCCAAGGCCTGTTCAGTCTGGAAACCTCTGTGGTCGTCCAAGGGGGGGCCCACAGCAACGTGTCCTGCTCCATCCAGAACCCCCTCCTGGGCCAGAAGAAAGAGTTCGTGGTCCAGATAGCAG ACGTATTTTTACCCGGAACCTCTCCCTGGAAGAGAGCTTTCCTCGGGACTCTGGTGGGAACGCTTCTCCTCCTGGCTCTCCTCCCGACGCTGGCGCTGTACTTCTTTCGGAAGCAACGGAGGTCCCAAG aAAAGCTGAAGAAGCAGGCGGAGAAGGACAAAG GGAAACTCACAGAAGAACTCG GGAAACTTCAAGTGGAGCTGG ACTGGAGAAGGGCTGAAGGTCAGGCTG AGTGGAGAGCAGCCCAACAACATGCAG TGGATGTGACCCTGGATCCTGGCTCCGCCCACCCCAGCCTGGAGGTCTCCGAGGATGGCAAGAGCGTGTCCTCCCGCAGGATGGCGCCAGGCTCAGCGGCGGGTGACCCCCAGCGGTTCTCCGGGCAGACGTGCGTTCTAAGCCGGGAGCGCTTCTCCGCGGGCCGCCACTACTGGGAGGTGCACGTGGGCCGCCGCAGCCGCTGGTTCCTAGGCGCGTGCCTGGCAGCGGTGCCGCGCGCAGGGCAGGCGCGCCTGAGCCCGGCGGGTGGCTACTGGGTGATGGGGCTGTGGAACGGCTGCGAGTACTTCGTGCTGGACCCGCACCGCGTCGCGCTCACCATGCGCGTGCCACCCCGGTGCGTGGGCATCTTGCTGGACTGCGAGGCGGGAAAGCTGTCCTTCTTCAACGTATCCAATGGCTCCCACATCTTCACCTTCACGGACACCTTCTCTGGGACACTCTGCGCGTATttcaggcctagagcccatgacgGCAGCGAACACCCAGATCCACTTACCATCTGCCCATTGCCAGTTAGAGAGAAATGCGTCCCCGAAGAGGAGGACAGTGACACCTGGTTACAACCCTATGAGCCCTCGGACCCCGCCCTGGCCATGTGGTGA
- the BTNL9 gene encoding butyrophilin-like protein 9 isoform X3: protein MDFPVSLDSYQRVRLPSSLFFLTHLLLLLQPGEMHSEEVRVVGHGEPILAHVGDEVEFSCHLSPYRDAERMEILWFRSQASDVVHLYRERQEFYGQQMAQFQNRTELITDEIADGSVTLRLHPVVPADEGPYGCRFVSSDFTGEAVWELEVAGLGSDPHISLEGFKQGGIQLRCSSSGWYPKPQSQWRDHQGRCLPPETEVIVKDAQGLFSLETSVVVQGGAHSNVSCSIQNPLLGQKKEFVVQIADVFLPGTSPWKRAFLGTLVGTLLLLALLPTLALYFFRKQRRSQEKLKKQAEKDKGKLTEELGKLQVELDWRRAEGQAVDVTLDPGSAHPSLEVSEDGKSVSSRRMAPGSAAGDPQRFSGQTCVLSRERFSAGRHYWEVHVGRRSRWFLGACLAAVPRAGQARLSPAGGYWVMGLWNGCEYFVLDPHRVALTMRVPPRCVGILLDCEAGKLSFFNVSNGSHIFTFTDTFSGTLCAYFRPRAHDGSEHPDPLTICPLPVREKCVPEEEDSDTWLQPYEPSDPALAMW from the exons ATGGATTTCCCAGTCTCCCTGGACTCCTACCAGCGAGTACGTCTTCCCAGCAGTCTCTTCTTCCtcactcacctcctcctcctccttcagcccGGGGAGATGCACTCAG AGGAGGTCAGGGTGGTAGGCCATGGGGAGCCCATTCTGGCACACGTCGGGGATGAGGTGGAATTCTCGTGCCACCTGTCGCCGTACCGGGACGCCGAGCGCATGGAGATCCTCTGGTTCCGGAGCCAGGCCTCGGACGTGGTGCACCTGTACCGGGAGCGGCAGGAGTTCTATGGCCAGCAGATGGCGCAGTTCCAGAACAGGACCGAACTCATCACGGACGAGATCGCTGATGGCAGCGTGACCCTGAGGCTCCACCCCGTGGTCCCCGCTGACGAGGGTCCGTACGGGTGCCGCTTCGTCTCCAGCGACTTCACTGGGGAAGCGGTCTGGGAGCTGGAGGTGGCAG GGCTGGGCTCGGACCCTCACATCTCCCTTGAGGGCTTCAAGCAGGGAGGCATTCAGCTAAGGTGCAGCTCCAGTGGCTGGTACCCCAAGCCACAGTCTCAGTGGAGAGACCATCAGGGACGATGCCTGCCTCCAGAGACTGAAGTCATCGTCAAGGATGCCCAAGGCCTGTTCAGTCTGGAAACCTCTGTGGTCGTCCAAGGGGGGGCCCACAGCAACGTGTCCTGCTCCATCCAGAACCCCCTCCTGGGCCAGAAGAAAGAGTTCGTGGTCCAGATAGCAG ACGTATTTTTACCCGGAACCTCTCCCTGGAAGAGAGCTTTCCTCGGGACTCTGGTGGGAACGCTTCTCCTCCTGGCTCTCCTCCCGACGCTGGCGCTGTACTTCTTTCGGAAGCAACGGAGGTCCCAAG aAAAGCTGAAGAAGCAGGCGGAGAAGGACAAAG GGAAACTCACAGAAGAACTCG GGAAACTTCAAGTGGAGCTGG ACTGGAGAAGGGCTGAAGGTCAGGCTG TGGATGTGACCCTGGATCCTGGCTCCGCCCACCCCAGCCTGGAGGTCTCCGAGGATGGCAAGAGCGTGTCCTCCCGCAGGATGGCGCCAGGCTCAGCGGCGGGTGACCCCCAGCGGTTCTCCGGGCAGACGTGCGTTCTAAGCCGGGAGCGCTTCTCCGCGGGCCGCCACTACTGGGAGGTGCACGTGGGCCGCCGCAGCCGCTGGTTCCTAGGCGCGTGCCTGGCAGCGGTGCCGCGCGCAGGGCAGGCGCGCCTGAGCCCGGCGGGTGGCTACTGGGTGATGGGGCTGTGGAACGGCTGCGAGTACTTCGTGCTGGACCCGCACCGCGTCGCGCTCACCATGCGCGTGCCACCCCGGTGCGTGGGCATCTTGCTGGACTGCGAGGCGGGAAAGCTGTCCTTCTTCAACGTATCCAATGGCTCCCACATCTTCACCTTCACGGACACCTTCTCTGGGACACTCTGCGCGTATttcaggcctagagcccatgacgGCAGCGAACACCCAGATCCACTTACCATCTGCCCATTGCCAGTTAGAGAGAAATGCGTCCCCGAAGAGGAGGACAGTGACACCTGGTTACAACCCTATGAGCCCTCGGACCCCGCCCTGGCCATGTGGTGA
- the BTNL9 gene encoding butyrophilin-like protein 9 isoform X2, with the protein MDFPVSLDSYQRVRLPSSLFFLTHLLLLLQPGEMHSEEVRVVGHGEPILAHVGDEVEFSCHLSPYRDAERMEILWFRSQASDVVHLYRERQEFYGQQMAQFQNRTELITDEIADGSVTLRLHPVVPADEGPYGCRFVSSDFTGEAVWELEVAGLGSDPHISLEGFKQGGIQLRCSSSGWYPKPQSQWRDHQGRCLPPETEVIVKDAQGLFSLETSVVVQGGAHSNVSCSIQNPLLGQKKEFVVQIADVFLPGTSPWKRAFLGTLVGTLLLLALLPTLALYFFRKQRRSQEKLKKQAEKDKGKLTEELDWRRAEGQAEWRAAQQHAVDVTLDPGSAHPSLEVSEDGKSVSSRRMAPGSAAGDPQRFSGQTCVLSRERFSAGRHYWEVHVGRRSRWFLGACLAAVPRAGQARLSPAGGYWVMGLWNGCEYFVLDPHRVALTMRVPPRCVGILLDCEAGKLSFFNVSNGSHIFTFTDTFSGTLCAYFRPRAHDGSEHPDPLTICPLPVREKCVPEEEDSDTWLQPYEPSDPALAMW; encoded by the exons ATGGATTTCCCAGTCTCCCTGGACTCCTACCAGCGAGTACGTCTTCCCAGCAGTCTCTTCTTCCtcactcacctcctcctcctccttcagcccGGGGAGATGCACTCAG AGGAGGTCAGGGTGGTAGGCCATGGGGAGCCCATTCTGGCACACGTCGGGGATGAGGTGGAATTCTCGTGCCACCTGTCGCCGTACCGGGACGCCGAGCGCATGGAGATCCTCTGGTTCCGGAGCCAGGCCTCGGACGTGGTGCACCTGTACCGGGAGCGGCAGGAGTTCTATGGCCAGCAGATGGCGCAGTTCCAGAACAGGACCGAACTCATCACGGACGAGATCGCTGATGGCAGCGTGACCCTGAGGCTCCACCCCGTGGTCCCCGCTGACGAGGGTCCGTACGGGTGCCGCTTCGTCTCCAGCGACTTCACTGGGGAAGCGGTCTGGGAGCTGGAGGTGGCAG GGCTGGGCTCGGACCCTCACATCTCCCTTGAGGGCTTCAAGCAGGGAGGCATTCAGCTAAGGTGCAGCTCCAGTGGCTGGTACCCCAAGCCACAGTCTCAGTGGAGAGACCATCAGGGACGATGCCTGCCTCCAGAGACTGAAGTCATCGTCAAGGATGCCCAAGGCCTGTTCAGTCTGGAAACCTCTGTGGTCGTCCAAGGGGGGGCCCACAGCAACGTGTCCTGCTCCATCCAGAACCCCCTCCTGGGCCAGAAGAAAGAGTTCGTGGTCCAGATAGCAG ACGTATTTTTACCCGGAACCTCTCCCTGGAAGAGAGCTTTCCTCGGGACTCTGGTGGGAACGCTTCTCCTCCTGGCTCTCCTCCCGACGCTGGCGCTGTACTTCTTTCGGAAGCAACGGAGGTCCCAAG aAAAGCTGAAGAAGCAGGCGGAGAAGGACAAAG GGAAACTCACAGAAGAACTCG ACTGGAGAAGGGCTGAAGGTCAGGCTG AGTGGAGAGCAGCCCAACAACATGCAG TGGATGTGACCCTGGATCCTGGCTCCGCCCACCCCAGCCTGGAGGTCTCCGAGGATGGCAAGAGCGTGTCCTCCCGCAGGATGGCGCCAGGCTCAGCGGCGGGTGACCCCCAGCGGTTCTCCGGGCAGACGTGCGTTCTAAGCCGGGAGCGCTTCTCCGCGGGCCGCCACTACTGGGAGGTGCACGTGGGCCGCCGCAGCCGCTGGTTCCTAGGCGCGTGCCTGGCAGCGGTGCCGCGCGCAGGGCAGGCGCGCCTGAGCCCGGCGGGTGGCTACTGGGTGATGGGGCTGTGGAACGGCTGCGAGTACTTCGTGCTGGACCCGCACCGCGTCGCGCTCACCATGCGCGTGCCACCCCGGTGCGTGGGCATCTTGCTGGACTGCGAGGCGGGAAAGCTGTCCTTCTTCAACGTATCCAATGGCTCCCACATCTTCACCTTCACGGACACCTTCTCTGGGACACTCTGCGCGTATttcaggcctagagcccatgacgGCAGCGAACACCCAGATCCACTTACCATCTGCCCATTGCCAGTTAGAGAGAAATGCGTCCCCGAAGAGGAGGACAGTGACACCTGGTTACAACCCTATGAGCCCTCGGACCCCGCCCTGGCCATGTGGTGA